The window GGCCAATCGGGGTTTCTACCTGCACGCTGCGGAAGCGGGTTAGCGCCTGCACGCCCTCGACGGCGCTCAGGGCCTCGACCAGGTCGGGGGGCAAGGTGCTGTCCACCCGGTTGGCGGCAGTGGTGGGCGCCGAGATGTACACATCGGCGATCAGGCTCTGATCGAGCCAGTCCACGACCGTCTGGCGAAAGCTGCCGACCATGATCCCGACGCCGATCGAGACGCTGACGGCGACCATCAGGGCGGCCACGGCCACGGCGGTGCGCGAGAGGGCGGCGACGACGTCGCGGGCGGCCATGCGCCCGAGGAGGCCGAAGGCGGCGCCGAGCAGGGGCCGCGCCAGGCTCATCAAGGCGATGGTAAGGGCCGGGCTGACGAGCGCCGCGCCGAGCACCACGGCGAAGAGCGCGCCGAAGGCCAGAGTCAGCGACAGGGTGGCGCCGTTGCCGCGGGACGCGGCGGGGACCAGCAGGAGCAGGAGACCTGCGGCGATCACCCCGGCCCCGGCGAGGGCCAGGCGCGGCGTCAGGCGGCGGGCGCGATCCTCGACGCTGGAGCGGCGCAGCACGGTGCGCGGCGGGGTCAGGGTGGCTTCGAGGGCCGGCACGGCCGCCGAGACCAGGGTGGCGCCAATGCCCAGCAGCAGGCCCTTGAGCAGCACCGACGGCGCCAGACTCAGGTCGCGCACCGTCACCACGAAGTACAGATCGTTAATCGTGCGGGTCACCAGCCGCACCAGCCCCTGGCCCAGGAGCGCGCCCAGGGCCAGGCCGAGCAGCGAGCCGACCAGGCTGATCAGCGCGGCCTCGGCCAGCACCATGGCGGCGATCTGGCCCCGCGTGACGCCGACGCAGCGCAGGGCGCCGAGCAGGCCGCGCCGCTGCACGACGCTGAAGGTCATGGTGTTATAGATCAGGAACATCCCCACGATCAGCGCCAGCAGGCTGAGGGCGGTCAGATTGAGTTCAAAGGCGCGGGTCATCTGCTCCAGGGTGCCAGAACGAGCGGCGGCGGGGGCCAGTTCGGCGCCGGGAGGCAGGATGGCGCGAATGGCCTGCGCGGTCGGGTCCGTGTCTTCGCCCGTCGCCGGCAGGATCAGATCGATCCGGCTCAGACGCCCAACCATCTCAAGGAGTTCCTGGGCAGTGGCGATATCGGTGATGAGCAGGCCCTCCAGGGCGCGCCGGCTGGCCTCATCGGCGGGGCGCAGGAGGCCGACCAGGCGCACCCCGTCGGCGCGGGCGCCCACCTGCAACGGCAGCATATCGCCAGGCGCCAGCCCGGCGCGCCGGGCGGTGGACTCGGCCAGGAGCGCCGTCCCCGGTTCAGCGAGCAGCGCGGCCAGATCAACCTCGCCGCCGCTGTCAGGGCCGGTGAGGTAAGGGCGAAAAGGTCCTTCGGCGAACACATCTACGCCGAGGATCTGGAGGGTCTGGTTCAACGGCAGGGCCTGGGCGTACCCCTCGACCACCGGCGCGGCGGCGCGGACGCCCAGTTCGACGCGGATCTGGCGGTAGAGCGACTCCTCCAGACCGCGGGGACCGCCCACAATCTGGTGGGTGGCCCGTCCGGTCACGCTCTGGGTGCTGAGATCGAAGGCCCGACGGGCGCTGGCAGTAGCCAGGTCAATGGCGACTACCACGGCGACGCCCAGGCCCACGCCGAGAATGCACAGGCCGATCTGCCACGGATGGCGGAGCATCGAGCGGAGGGAGGTGCGCAGCAGGAGCGCGGGAAACAGCGTCTGCACGGGAAGGGCCAGCTACTTTCCAGTCTGGAGCGCGGGTGCCTGTTCAGGATCAGCCATTCGGGAGGAAGCGGGGCAGGGATTGCCCCGCTTGTTTATCTCCTGTCCGGCACGAGTCTGGGGGGAACACCGTTCCCCGGTCTCATGTCAGGATACCACCATTCTGGTTGTGCGAAAAGGTGCAAGCAACGCAAAAACCACCGGCCCCGCCGCGAGCCGCAAGGCTGCGGGCGGGGCCATGGATCGTAAAGCGACGCGCGTGGAGAGAGGCGCTGACGGGGGCGGGCGCGGCCAGCCGTCACAAGGGCATCACGCGGCGAATGCGCTTTACGCGGCGGAACTGGCGGGGGAAGGGCGCGCCGGCCAATCGCGGCGACTGGCCAGACGCAGGTCAACCCGCCTGGGAGTGCAGTTTTTCGCGGATGCTCAGCACCTCGCTGCGGAGCCGGTTATCGGTGTTTATCTCCTCGGCGACCTTTTCGCAGGCATACATTACCGTGGTATGGTCGCGGCCGCCGAGCATATTGCCGATATCCACCAGGCTCGCCTCCGTCTCCTCGCGAAGCAGGTACATCGCCACGTGGCGCGGCACCACGACATTGCGCGAGCGGCCGCGGCCGGTCAGCGCGCGCACGTCAATGCCGTAGTGTTCGCTTACGGCCTGGATAATCGAGTCGGCGGTGATGCGGCGCCGGCGCGTACTGCCGAGCAGATCGGCGAGGGCCTGGGTTGCCACCTCGACACTGATGGGCAGACTGTGCATGGCAGCGTAGGCCGCCACGCGGTTCAAACTGCCCTCAAGCTCACGGATATTGCTCTGCACCTTGTGGGCCAGGAAGTCAATCACCTCATCGGGCACAAAGACGTTCATCTGATCGCCCTTAGCGCGCAGGATGGCGGTGCGCGTCTCCAGGTCCGGCGGCTGAATATCAGCGATCAGCCCCCATTCGAAGCGCGAGCGGAGGCGTTCTTCCAGGGTCAGGATCGCCTTGGGCGGCTTATCGGAGCTGATCACGATATGCTTGGCCGCGGAGTGAAGGGCGTTGAAGGTGTGGAAGAACTCCTCCTGGGTGGACTCTTTGCCGGCGATGAACTGGATGTCATCGATCAGCAGCACATCTATGTTCCGGTAGCGCATCCGGAACTCGTCGGTCTGCTGGCGGCGGATGGCATTGATCAAATCATTGGTAAACTTCTCCGAGGAAACATAGAGCACATTAATTTCTGGGTCGCGGTCGAGCACATAATTGCCGATCGCATGGAGCAGGTGCGTTTTCCCCAGGCCCACGCCGCCATAGAGGAAGAGCGGATTATAGGCCTGGCCCGGCTTATCGGCGACGGCCAGACAGGCGGCGTGGGCCAGGCGGTTGCTGGACCCGACGATAAAGCGCGAGAAGGTGTACTTCGGGTTGAGCATCCCCGAACGCATGGCGCTGGAGAGCTCCAATTGCACCGCCCGCTCGCCGCCGTCGTAGCGGTCTTCATCGCTTGCGGAGAGGGCGGCAGGCACGGCGGGGCTTTCGCCGAGAGCAGTCTGCTGCCCGCTACTGGCAATCACTACGCGCACCTGCACCGGGTAGCCAACCACATCGCCGAGGGAACGTCGCACTGGCGCCAGAAAGCGCGTCTCCAGCCCCTCCTTGTGGAAAGGCGATATTGTGCCAACTGTGGCTAAGCCCCCATCGAGGGCCAGCAGGCTCGTTCCGCGCAGCCAGGTGTCAAACTCCTGGCGCGAGGTCTGCAATTGTATCGTGCCCAGTGCTGCTTGCCAGATCTGGTTTAAGTTCACATGCGCCTCCCTGGCACTGGCCACAGGAACCCACGACACGCGGCGAGCCGCGCACCGTTCCATAGTGACTCTGAGATACGGGCCGGACCGTTCAGCGGACAGGTCGTGGGGACCGCTGGTGGTATGCGCTGGATGTGGACGAGATCATACTCCAAACTCTCCAATTTTTCAAGCAACATAACGTGCAATTCTATAATTCCTCCTTATAGTTATGCGCGCTGGTATAGCGGCGTTTCTTTCTATTCTGGCGCGCTATTCGGCGCTTTATGTAGACAACCTTTTGCCAACCATGTGGATAACTCGGCGATGTGTCATTCGTTTTCAGGGACGCGCGCCGCATTCGGGCCGTCCGGAGCGGCGCCAGGCGCGGCGTCGGCGGTTTCACCGCGATTGTGGATAACCGGGCGCTGGTTGTGGAGAACGTGTGGGTGGATGTGGGCAGTTTACCTGCCATATTCAGGCGTTGTTAGCGCCTGAGTTGTTGCGCTTCTCATGGAGCGTCCGGTGCGTTCAGGGGAAAATAATGGTTGGGGACGAGGGGATGCGGGAGGGAGCAGTCCCCGCGGCGTCTCAGCGGAGCGCGCCCTCGCCGCTATGCCTCGGAGGAAGTGGCCGGACCGCCATTCTCATCGGTGGCTGGCGGCAGATCGAGCGGCGGCAGATCCGCCAGGCTGGTCAGGCCAAATTGCTGCAGGAAAGCCGGGGTGGTAGCGTAGAGGATCGGCCGCCCGACGCTTTCGAGACGCCCGGCTTCGCAGATCAGGTCGCGGGCGAGCAGAGCGCGCAGCGCGCCGCTGCTATCAACGCCGCGAATAGCCTCGATCTGGGCCCGGGTGACCGGCTGGCGGTAGGCGATGATGGCCAGCACCTCCAGCGCGGCGCTGGAGAGGCGCCCGCTGGCCTGGACGCCGAGAAAGCGCCCGACCACGCGCGCTGCCTCCGGGGCGCTCACGAGTTGAGCCAGTTCGCCATGCCGCTGCACCCGCACCCCCCGCTCGCGACACTGGAGGGCCAGTTGCTCCAGGGCTGCTTCCACCGCGTCGGCAGGCGCTTCGAGGGTGCGCGCCAGTTGCGAGACGCTAACCGGTTCGCTGGCGATGAAGAGCAGACTCTCCACCAGTTGCACCAGGGTCGGCGCAACTGTTGGGGGCGGCAGGTGAGGCAGGGTGGGCTGCACGTCGGGGTGGAAATCGCTCATACCTCGCTTTGTCCGCTGGAACGACGCTTCTGGATCAGGCGGCGCGGCGACTGCGGACGCCCTGGCGCGCCAGTATACCAGAACCGGTCTGGCTGCGTGGTTTCTGTATTCCTGCCAGT of the Chloroflexaceae bacterium genome contains:
- the dnaA gene encoding chromosomal replication initiator protein DnaA, translating into MNLNQIWQAALGTIQLQTSRQEFDTWLRGTSLLALDGGLATVGTISPFHKEGLETRFLAPVRRSLGDVVGYPVQVRVVIASSGQQTALGESPAVPAALSASDEDRYDGGERAVQLELSSAMRSGMLNPKYTFSRFIVGSSNRLAHAACLAVADKPGQAYNPLFLYGGVGLGKTHLLHAIGNYVLDRDPEINVLYVSSEKFTNDLINAIRRQQTDEFRMRYRNIDVLLIDDIQFIAGKESTQEEFFHTFNALHSAAKHIVISSDKPPKAILTLEERLRSRFEWGLIADIQPPDLETRTAILRAKGDQMNVFVPDEVIDFLAHKVQSNIRELEGSLNRVAAYAAMHSLPISVEVATQALADLLGSTRRRRITADSIIQAVSEHYGIDVRALTGRGRSRNVVVPRHVAMYLLREETEASLVDIGNMLGGRDHTTVMYACEKVAEEINTDNRLRSEVLSIREKLHSQAG
- a CDS encoding ABC transporter permease; amino-acid sequence: MQTLFPALLLRTSLRSMLRHPWQIGLCILGVGLGVAVVVAIDLATASARRAFDLSTQSVTGRATHQIVGGPRGLEESLYRQIRVELGVRAAAPVVEGYAQALPLNQTLQILGVDVFAEGPFRPYLTGPDSGGEVDLAALLAEPGTALLAESTARRAGLAPGDMLPLQVGARADGVRLVGLLRPADEASRRALEGLLITDIATAQELLEMVGRLSRIDLILPATGEDTDPTAQAIRAILPPGAELAPAAARSGTLEQMTRAFELNLTALSLLALIVGMFLIYNTMTFSVVQRRGLLGALRCVGVTRGQIAAMVLAEAALISLVGSLLGLALGALLGQGLVRLVTRTINDLYFVVTVRDLSLAPSVLLKGLLLGIGATLVSAAVPALEATLTPPRTVLRRSSVEDRARRLTPRLALAGAGVIAAGLLLLLVPAASRGNGATLSLTLAFGALFAVVLGAALVSPALTIALMSLARPLLGAAFGLLGRMAARDVVAALSRTAVAVAALMVAVSVSIGVGIMVGSFRQTVVDWLDQSLIADVYISAPTTAANRVDSTLPPDLVEALSAVEGVQALTRFRSVQVETPIGPTILVAVDAPAARGRAALRFREGGGEATWSAWEAGAVLISEPLAYRTGLGVGDTLTLRTDRGPRTFSIAGVYYDYSSDRGIIRMPYAAYRAAWDDPAISSLAIYAAPGVEVDDLVQRLRAVAAEHGELIVNANRALREGTLAVFDRTFAITAVLQMLATIVAFIGILSALMALQLERARELAMLRATGLTPGQLWSVVLTQTSLMGLTAGLLAIPLGLALALVLVYVINRRSFGWTLNLSLDPMLFAQALLVACIAALLAGVYPAFKMSRTSPALALREE
- the scpB gene encoding SMC-Scp complex subunit ScpB, translating into MSDFHPDVQPTLPHLPPPTVAPTLVQLVESLLFIASEPVSVSQLARTLEAPADAVEAALEQLALQCRERGVRVQRHGELAQLVSAPEAARVVGRFLGVQASGRLSSAALEVLAIIAYRQPVTRAQIEAIRGVDSSGALRALLARDLICEAGRLESVGRPILYATTPAFLQQFGLTSLADLPPLDLPPATDENGGPATSSEA